A single window of Nicotiana sylvestris chromosome 5, ASM39365v2, whole genome shotgun sequence DNA harbors:
- the LOC104246963 gene encoding 8-amino-7-oxononanoate synthase-like — protein MGSWNEWVEQVVEKLDSLKLLRSLRPIHLSDDTNTDGFEFFDGLCQWDRASVEVEISETTFHKWLLDIPSPGDDLGGTGAADTEAGVWGGRFRKLILFSSNDYLALSSHPAVIKAATQAVQKHGMGPRGSALICGYTSYHRSLESSLAELKSKEDCLLCPTGFSANMAFMTAVGNVSVLLAKGSQPSIDERVAVFSDALNHASIIDGIRLAEKQKSIAVFVYQHCDMRHLNELLTNCPMKKKVVITDSLFSMDGDFAPLIDLVKLRKKHQFLLAIDDAHATFVCGKTGGGAAELFNCANDVDICMGTLSKAAGCHGGFIACSKKWKQLIQSRGRSFIFSTSTPVPIIAAAHAAVIVAKKEMWRRRAIWNRVQDFRDLTGIPVTSPIISLIVGSEATALKASRHLLEFGFHITAIRPPTVAPNSCRLRITLSAAHTLDDLRNLTAALSQCVNFSEIGFYCTSWNARL, from the exons ATGGGCTCGTGGAACGAATGGGTTGAGCAAGTAGTAGAGAAACTGGACTCCCTTAAACTCCTTCGTTCACTTAGGCCCATTCACCTCTCCGATGATACCAACACCGACGGGTTTGAATTTTTCGATGGATTGTGCCAGTGGGATAGAGCCTCAGTTGAAGTAGAGATTTCCGAAACCACATTCCACAAATGGCTTCTAGATATTCCCTCTCCTG GAGATGACCTTGGTGGTACTGGTGCAGCTGATACTGAAGCAGGGGTATGGGGGGGAAGATTCAGGAAGTTAATTCTATTCTCGTCAAATGATTATCTGGCGTTGAGTTCTCATCCAGCAGTTATCAAGGCTGCAACACAG GCAGTCCAAAAGCATGGAATGGGTCCAAGAGGTTCTGCACTAATATGTGGTTATACAAGTTATCATCGATCATTAGAGTCATCCTTGGCTGAGTTGAAGAGTAAGGAG GATTGCCTTCTTTGTCCAACAGGCTTTTCAGCCAACATGGCCTTTATGACAGCCGTAGGCAATGTTAGTGTGCTCCTAGCCAAAGGCAGTCAACCTTCAATAGATGAAAGAGTTGCCGTTTTTTCTGATGCCCTGAATCATGCATCAATCATTGATGGTATACGACTAGCTGAGAAACAAAAAAGCATAGCTGTTTTTGTCTATCAACACTGTGACATGCGCCATCTTAATGAGTTACT AACTAATTGCCCAATGAAGAAAAAGGTTGTCATTACTGACAG CTTGTTTAGTATGGATGGAGACTTTGCACCACTAATTGACCTTGTGAAACTCCGCAAGAAGCATCAGTTTTTGTTGGCAATTGATGAT GCTCATGCAACATTTGTTTGTGGAAAAACTGGTGGTGGTGCAGCAGAGTTGTTCAACTGCGCAAATGATGTGGATATTTGCATGGGTACTCTGAGTAAGGCAGCAGGCTGCCATGGTGGATTCATAGCATGCAG CAAGAAATGGAAGCAATTGATACAATCCAGGGGCCGCTCTTTCATATTTTCAACTTCTACGCCAGTGCCCATAATTGCTGCTGCACATG CTGCTGTTATTGTGGCAAAAAAAGAGATGTGGCGTAGACGAGCTATATGGAACAGGGTTCAAGATTTCCGCGACCTGACGGGGATTCCCGTTACAAGTCCCATCATTTCCCTTATAGTGGGAAGTGAAGCAACAGCCTTGAAAGCTAGCAG GCATCTTTTGGAATTTGGCTTCCACATAACTGCAATAAGACCTCCAACAGTGGCCCCCAACTCATGCAG GTTAAGGATAACTCTGAGTGCAGCTCACACATTAGATGATTTAAGAAATCTCACAGCTGCGCTGTCTCAATGTGTCAACTTCAGCGAGATTGGATTCTACTGCACAAGCTGGAATGCCCGCCTTTAG